The following proteins are co-located in the Psilocybe cubensis strain MGC-MH-2018 chromosome 5, whole genome shotgun sequence genome:
- a CDS encoding Oxalate decarboxylase OxdC has translation MIKISYCTIALLLSTLALAAPAAIDPLASASSSALASSASGLVSSAGASGVSPALKTKPASTSSQTKVASSTSSAAESTATVPFIKLDPNGPLWNSSVEGSPQAIRGSLGATILGPTDDPTVKENPDLLAPPTTDHGSVDNAKWPFSLSHNRLQTGGWARQENMGIRSEGKLSQGNTQVTSVDQNGKNFIATLSPGDLWYFPPGVPHSLQATADDPDGSEFILVFPNGAFSEDSTFLLTDWLAHVPAEVLAKNFQTDISAFAHIPSQELYIFPSTPPTDSGNLPTSPQGLVDNPFTFSFSKMEPTKLSGGSVKIVDSRTFKVSTAIAAAEVTVEPGAMRELHWHPTQDEWSFFLEGEGRVTIFAAQSNARTFNYQAGDIGYVPATMGHYVENTGNSTLRFLEIFNTDMFEDISLSNWLALTPPELVKAHLGFDDATIAKLQKTKPTVIGPA, from the exons ATGATTAAAATCTCCTACTGCACCATCGCCCTTCTGCTCTCTACTCTTGCCTTGGCTGCTCCTGCTGCCATCGATCCTTTGGCCTCTGCTTCAAGCTCGGCACTTGCAAGTTCAGCTTCCGGGCTGGTATCTTCCGCTGGCGCATCAGGTGTATCGCCGGCCTTGAAAACTAAACCGGCGTCGACATCCAGTCAGACCAAGGTTGCATCCTCAACAAGCAGCGCTGCCGAATCTACTGCTACTGTCCCTTTTATCAAACTGGACCCAAATGGCCCGCTTTGGAACTCGTCCGTCGAAGGGTCGCCCCAAGCAATCAGAGGTTCTCTCGGGGCAACTATCCTAGGTCCCACAGACGACCCCACCGTTAAAGAGAACCCCGATCTGCTTGCTCCTCCTACCACTGACCATGGCAGCGT TGACAATGCGAAGTGGCCTTTCAGTTTAAGTCACAACCGTCTTCAAACTGGAGGATGGGCACGTCAAGAGAACA TGGGCATACGTTCTGAAGGCAAGTTATCACAA GGGAACACTCAAGTCACATCAGTTGACCAAAATGGCAAGAATTTCATAGCTACTTTG TCTCCCGGAGATCTTTGGTATTTCCCACCAGGCGTTCCGCACTCCCTTCAAGCAACAGCTGACGACCCGGATGGCTCTGAATTTATTCTG GTGTTCCCCAACGGCGCTTTCAGCGAAGATTCCACTTTCCTG CTCACGGACTGGTTGGCTCACGTACCCGCTGAAG TACTCGCGAAGAACTTCCAAAC TGACATCTCAGCCTTCGCACACATCCCATCGCAAGAATTGTACATCTTCCCAAGCA CGCCCCCAACGGACAGTGGCAATCTCCCAACAAGCCCTCAAGGATTGGTCGACAACCCCTtcaccttctctttctcaaaGATGGAGCCAACGAAACTCAGTGGAGGTAGCGTCAAGATTGTAGATTCAAGAACATTCAAAGTTTCGACAGCCATCGCTGCGGCCGAAGTCACTGTTGAACCAGGCGCGATGAG AGAACTTCAC TGGCACCCAACACAAGATGAATGGAGCTTCTTCCT TGAGGGAGAAGGTCGTGTAACAATCTTCGCCGCTCAGTCGAACGCACGAACATTCAACTACCAG GCTGGAGATATTG GCTACGTACCTGCAACTATGG GCCACTATGTTGAAAACACTGGCAATTCAACCCTTCGTTTCCTTGAGATCTTCAACACCG ATATGTTTGAAGACATCAGTCTCAGCAAT TGGCTGGCCTTGACACCTCCTGAGCTAGTCAAGGCCCACCTAGGCTTTGACGATGCAACAATTGCAAAACTCCAGAAGACAAAGCCCACAGTCATCGGTCCCGCCTGA
- a CDS encoding Golgi to ER traffic protein 4, with protein sequence MATAASSTRALNAILPQISTAPYEAHQKARTFASRYVKSNQYDTAIDVLFQSARELIKAGQPGSGTDLTTFMLDVYETKAEPVNDESRGRLTQLIALTGPDGGWRKTMIDKSIAWSAKHGTCPAGDPDLQHYVGELLYKEGSFEAAETHFLASGKRDSARLLADMFLQWAAETSSYGVFSVRGTIPYLQNGNIMAAKTFIKHYTSGLPASIRIESDAVINVGEKDEVIMIKDSLVNFAQMAVLTCQRAQGDQNKVMRESWVRLCGTYQGKIGLLATPEMRASLNEIATLYFAIPPPRSQAGNPFGEMMSSLFGGPSQSQPTRRTLTPANTSSPGLD encoded by the exons ATGGCAACCGCTGCATCATCCACAAGAGCCTTGAATGCTATTCTCCCTCAGATATCCACAGCTCCTTACGAGGCTCACCAAAAGGCTCGTACATTCGCCTCCCGATATGTCAAATCGAATCAGTACGACACAGCGATCGATGTTCTCTTCCAAAGCGCAAGAGAACTGATCAAGGCAGGCCAACCGGGGAGTGGAACAGATCTCACGACATTCATGCTCGACGTTTATGAAACCAAAGCAGAGCCTGTGAACGACGAGAGTCGGG GAAGGCTCACACAACTCATCGCTCTTACCGGTCCCGATGGCGGATGGAGGAAAACGATGATCGATAAATCTATCGC ATGGTCAGCTAAACACGGAACATGCCCCGCAGGAGACCCAGACCTGCAGCATTATGTTGGCGAATTGTTGTATAAAG AGGGTTCatttgaagctgctgaaacCCACTTCCTCGCCTCGGGAAAGCGCGACAGTGCTCGCCTTTTGGCAGATATGTTTCTTCAATGGGCAGCAGAAACCAGTTCTTACGGCGTGTTTTCCGTTCGAGGGACTATACC ATACCTTCAAAATGGGAATATCATGGCTGCGAAAACCTTCATCAAGCATTACACCTCTGGCCTTCCCGCGTCCATCCGGATAGAATCAGACGCAGTGATCAATGTAGGAGAGAAGGATGAAGTGATTATGATCAAGGATTCTCTCGTGAACTTTGCCCAGATGGCGGTCCTCACTTGCCAGCGTGCGCAAGGCGACCAGAACAAAGTCATGAGAGAAAGCTGGGTACGGCTTTGTGGGACATATCAGGGCAAGATCGGTCTTCTAGCAACACCCGAAATGCGAGCA TCATTGAACGAAATTGCGACATTGTACTTTGCCATTCCTCCACCACGCAGTCAGGCAGGTAATCCGTTCGGAGAGATGATGTCGTCTTTGTTTGGAGGGCCGTCTCAATCGCAACCCACAAGAAGGACGTTAACTCCTGCAAATACATCTTCGCCTGGTTTGGATTAG